One Spinacia oleracea cultivar Varoflay chromosome 4, BTI_SOV_V1, whole genome shotgun sequence DNA segment encodes these proteins:
- the LOC110786525 gene encoding putative disease resistance protein RGA1 isoform X1, whose translation MADIGTLLTVAQTLFTALQSSYELMEMCSIWGYRSKLEDLKDTISTIGKMLLDAEAKQQLSSEAREWILKLKDAVYDADDLFDEFLTLVELNKQQYIHGGKLTKKVRRFFSSDNQLGVAYRMSQGVKNVRKKLYVIVSNHNKFGFTVDYEPVRRRREETCSYVYAPDVVGREDDRRAVLDMLLDSSFKEDFCFLSIVGAGGVGKTTLAQLVYNDEKVKSEFDLRLWACVSDQDGEQFEVKPILAKILESAVRQNHDNFGLDLLQNRLQEVLGGKKYLLVLDDVWNEDRYKWLELRKFLMIGGCRGSKILITTRSKQTARVVGNEYTYELKGLSDENSWHLFEMAAFDKGYEQVKSGELVDIRKKIVKRCVNVPLALKVVGSLLFGQDESKWRSFQEIGLAKISNGENQIMSILKISYHNLEFPLKSCFSYCALFPKGFVIEKERLISLWMAQGYIVPIDGGQSIEDAGEEYFSILLRRCFFQDVKMDQYGEVVSCKIHDLMHEVAEEVAGMEIWVGTCITSALERKNRHLFHVGSKCTQDSFTKMKIRSYLRSKWVCTFPLHVLIANWSSSIRTLDLHNLNIKCLPDSMGKLVHLRYLDLSNNKLKRLPNSFTRLHNLQSLNLAGCYGFEELPKDISKMVKLRHLDISHCKRLTYMSPGIDKLTCLQVLTAFVVANGSSTIMKQNVGQLKDLKAFKNLKGCIRISIPEDSTNINENDIEGGYLKNMEKLKGVCIHFELGRYHADGSVVKYHEALLEKIQPHPNLRGLNLFGYQGNIIPRWGRADDNWASVLPNLVKIEISSCRRLQHLPSLSKLAFLKSLQLYDLSDLEYMENTTSSNDNDACGSLSTVREYAFFPSLEVLNLDTLPNLKGWWRQVDENSSQWQPSFPRLSRLLIRWCHSLISWPSCPSVETLCMRGLNGSLQVMMGKDAIRFIPSHSRASGSDTKNSHLLKLREVEIDNMNYLKSLPTHECLTSIKICSDDKLKNLSEVEEVLKSCCSLRNLTISNCVRLRRLSGGLEHLTALESLSICRNPKLSFSEEEVDGMPWRSLHQSLHSLEFKELENLTSLPEGMQHLTTLRNLTIDSCWNLKALPEWLSCLSSLQLVQIKSCYHLKSVFDAYKIQHIPSISIVHD comes from the coding sequence ATGGCTGACATTGGAACTCTGCTCACTGTCGCCCAAACACTATTTACAGCACTACAATCTTCATATGAGCTCATGGAGATGTGCTCCATTTGGGGCTACAGATCGAAACTAGAAGACCTCAAAGACACCATTTCCACCATCGGGAAAATGCTCCTTGATGCGGAGGCCAAGCAACAGCTCTCAAGTGAAGCGCGGGAGTGGATTTTGAAGCTCAAGGATGCTGTTTATGACGCAGATGACTTGTTTGACGAATTCCTCACTTTGGTTGAGCTGAATAAGCAGCAGTATATCCATGGTGGCAAGCTTACAAAGAAGGTACGGCGTTTCTTCTCTTCTGATAATCAGCTGGGTGTTGCTTACAGAATGTCACAAGGAGTTAAGAATGTCAGGAAGAAGTTGTATGTTATTGTGAGTAATCATAATAAGTTTGGCTTTACTGTTGACTATGAACCTGTTAGGAGGAGAAGAGAGGAAACTTGTTCTTATGTATATGCACCTGATGTTGTTGGCAGGGAGGATGACCGCAGAGCCGTCTTAGATATGTTGTTAGACTCTAGTTTTAAAGAGGATTTCTGTTTCCTTTCCATAGTTGGAGCTGGAGGGGTGGGCAAAACTACTCTTGCTCAACTTGTATACAATGATGAAAAGGTGAAATCCGAATTTGACTTGAGGTTGTGGGCCTGTGTCTCTGATCAAGACGGCGAACAATTTGAAGTgaaacctattcttgcaaagaTTCTTGAATCAGCTGTTCGTCAGAATCATGATAACTTTGGATTGGATCTGTTGCAAAACCGCCTGCAGGAGGTGCTCGGAGGAAAGAAGTACTTGCTTGTTTTGGACGATGTGTGGAATGAGGATCGTTACAAGTGGCTAGAACTGAGAAAGTTCTTAATGATTGGTGGTTGTCGGGGTAGTAAGATTTTGATAACTACACGTTCAAAGCAGACAGCAAGAGTTGTGGGAAATGAGTATACATATGAGTTAAAAGGTCTTTCTGATGAGAATTCATGGCATTTGTTTGAGATGGCAGCATTTGATAAGGGGTATGAACAAGTAAAATCTGGTGAATTAGTTGATATTCGCAAGAAGATTGTTAAAAGATGTGTTAATGTTCCTCTTGCTTTAAAGGTGGTAGGAAGTTTACTGTTTGGTCAGGATGAAAGTAAGTGGCGATCATTTCAAGAGATTGGATTAGCCAAAATTAGTAACGGCGAGAATCAAATTATGTCAATACTAAAGATTAGTTACCATAATCTTGAATTCCCATTGAAGAGCTGCTTTAGCTACTGTGCTTTGTTTCCTAAGGGTTTTGTTATAGAGAAGGAGAGGTTGATAAGCCTTTGGATGGCACAAGGATACATTGTTCCGATTGATGGTGGTCAGAGCATAGAAGATGCCGGTGAGgaatatttttcaattttgttacGAAGATGTTTTTTCCAAGATGTTAAAATGGATCAATATGGTGAAGTTGTGTCATGTAAGATCCATGACTTAATGCACGAGGTTGCTGAAGAAGTAGCCGGAATGGAGATTTGGGTTGGGACTTGTATCACAAGTGCCTTAGAAAGGAAAAACCGACATCTGTTTCATGTTGGAAGCAAATGTACACAAGATTCTTTCACTAAGATGAAGATTCGTTCATATCTTCGATCTAAATGGGTTTGCACATTTCCTTTACATGTACTAATTGCAAATTGGTCATCATCTATTAGAACGTTGGACTTGCATAACCTGAATATCAAATGTTTGCCTGATTCAATGGGTAAATTGGTGCATTTAAGGTATCTTGATCTCTCTAACAACAAACTGAAGAGACTGCCAAACTCATTTACAAGGCTGCATAACCTGCAATCTTTAAACCTAGCTGGTTGCTACGGGTTTGAAGAATTACCAAAAGATATCAGCAAAATGGTAAAGCTCAGGCACTTGGACATATCTCATTGCAAGCGGTTAACTTATATGTCTCCAGGCATTGATAAGTTGACTTGTCTGCAAGTTCTAACTGCATTTGTAGTAGCTAATGGAAGTTCAACAATAATGAAGCAGAATGTCGGCCAATTGAAAGACTTAAAAGCCTTCAAGAACCTAAAAGGCTGCATTAGAATCTCGATACCTGAGGATTCTACAAATATCAATGAAAATGACATTGAAGGGGGGTATTTGAAGAACATGGAAAAACTCAAGGGTGTATGCATACACTTTGAACTGGGTAGATATCATGCGGATGGAAGTGTTGTTAAGTATCATGAAGCTTTGTTAGAAAAGATACAACCACATCCTAATCTCAGGGGCCTGAATTTGTTTGGGTATCAGGGTAACATCATTCCTAGGTGGGGAAGAGCAGATGATAACTGGGCTTCTGTCCTCCCAAATCTTGTCAAGATTGAGATTAGCAGTTGTAGGAGGTTGCAACATCTCCCATCACTGAGTAAACTAGCTTTTCTGAAGTCACTGCAACTGTATGATCTGAGTGATTTGGAGTACATGGAGAATACTACCAGTAGTAATGACAATGATGCTTGCGGATCCTTGTCAACTGTCAGGGAATATGCATTCTTCCCTTCCCTTGAAGTTCTTAATTTAGATACACTACCAAATTTGAAAGGTTGGTGGAGACAAGTTGATGAAAACAGCTCACAGTGGCAACCCTCATTTCCACGTCTCTCTAGACTATTGATCCGCTGGTGCCATAGCCTCATTTCATGGCCTTCCTGTCCAAGTGTGGAAACGCTGTGTATGAGAGGTTTGAATGGAAGCCTGCAAGTGATGATGGGCAAGGATGCTATAAGATTCATTCCATCACATTCTCGAGCCTCTGGGTCAGATACTAAGAATTCCCATTTGCTGAAACTGAGAGaggttgaaatagacaatatGAATTATCTCAAATCACTACCTACTCATGAATGTCTGACTAGCATCAAGATATGTTCAGATGACAAGTTGAAGAACTTATCAGAAGTTGAGGAGGTACTCAAAAGCTGTTGTTCGTTGCGAAATCTTACAATTTCCAATTGCGTCAGACTGAGGAGACTCTCAGGAGGGTTGGAGCATCTCACCGCGTTAGAATCATTATCAATCTGTAGGAACCCCAAGTTGAGTTTCTCTGAAGAGGAAGTTGATGGCATGCCCTGGAGATCCCTTCATCAGAGTTTGCATTCCTTAGAatttaaggaacttgaaaacCTGACAAGTCTGCCTGAGGGGATGCAGCACCTGACCACCCTCCGAAACCTGACTATTGACAGTTGTTGGAATTTGAAAGCACTGCCAGAATGGTTAAGCTGCTTATCTTCTCTCCAGTTGGTTCAAATCAAATCTTGCTATCACCTGAAATCAGTTTTTGATGCGTATAAAATTCAACACATCCCCTCTATCTCCATTGTGCACGATTAA
- the LOC110786525 gene encoding putative disease resistance protein RGA3 isoform X3 yields MVASLQRREDDRRAVLDMLLDSSFKEDFCFLSIVGAGGVGKTTLAQLVYNDEKVKSEFDLRLWACVSDQDGEQFEVKPILAKILESAVRQNHDNFGLDLLQNRLQEVLGGKKYLLVLDDVWNEDRYKWLELRKFLMIGGCRGSKILITTRSKQTARVVGNEYTYELKGLSDENSWHLFEMAAFDKGYEQVKSGELVDIRKKIVKRCVNVPLALKVVGSLLFGQDESKWRSFQEIGLAKISNGENQIMSILKISYHNLEFPLKSCFSYCALFPKGFVIEKERLISLWMAQGYIVPIDGGQSIEDAGEEYFSILLRRCFFQDVKMDQYGEVVSCKIHDLMHEVAEEVAGMEIWVGTCITSALERKNRHLFHVGSKCTQDSFTKMKIRSYLRSKWVCTFPLHVLIANWSSSIRTLDLHNLNIKCLPDSMGKLVHLRYLDLSNNKLKRLPNSFTRLHNLQSLNLAGCYGFEELPKDISKMVKLRHLDISHCKRLTYMSPGIDKLTCLQVLTAFVVANGSSTIMKQNVGQLKDLKAFKNLKGCIRISIPEDSTNINENDIEGGYLKNMEKLKGVCIHFELGRYHADGSVVKYHEALLEKIQPHPNLRGLNLFGYQGNIIPRWGRADDNWASVLPNLVKIEISSCRRLQHLPSLSKLAFLKSLQLYDLSDLEYMENTTSSNDNDACGSLSTVREYAFFPSLEVLNLDTLPNLKGWWRQVDENSSQWQPSFPRLSRLLIRWCHSLISWPSCPSVETLCMRGLNGSLQVMMGKDAIRFIPSHSRASGSDTKNSHLLKLREVEIDNMNYLKSLPTHECLTSIKICSDDKLKNLSEVEEVLKSCCSLRNLTISNCVRLRRLSGGLEHLTALESLSICRNPKLSFSEEEVDGMPWRSLHQSLHSLEFKELENLTSLPEGMQHLTTLRNLTIDSCWNLKALPEWLSCLSSLQLVQIKSCYHLKSVFDAYKIQHIPSISIVHD; encoded by the exons ATGGTGGCAAGCTTACAAAGAAG GGAGGATGACCGCAGAGCCGTCTTAGATATGTTGTTAGACTCTAGTTTTAAAGAGGATTTCTGTTTCCTTTCCATAGTTGGAGCTGGAGGGGTGGGCAAAACTACTCTTGCTCAACTTGTATACAATGATGAAAAGGTGAAATCCGAATTTGACTTGAGGTTGTGGGCCTGTGTCTCTGATCAAGACGGCGAACAATTTGAAGTgaaacctattcttgcaaagaTTCTTGAATCAGCTGTTCGTCAGAATCATGATAACTTTGGATTGGATCTGTTGCAAAACCGCCTGCAGGAGGTGCTCGGAGGAAAGAAGTACTTGCTTGTTTTGGACGATGTGTGGAATGAGGATCGTTACAAGTGGCTAGAACTGAGAAAGTTCTTAATGATTGGTGGTTGTCGGGGTAGTAAGATTTTGATAACTACACGTTCAAAGCAGACAGCAAGAGTTGTGGGAAATGAGTATACATATGAGTTAAAAGGTCTTTCTGATGAGAATTCATGGCATTTGTTTGAGATGGCAGCATTTGATAAGGGGTATGAACAAGTAAAATCTGGTGAATTAGTTGATATTCGCAAGAAGATTGTTAAAAGATGTGTTAATGTTCCTCTTGCTTTAAAGGTGGTAGGAAGTTTACTGTTTGGTCAGGATGAAAGTAAGTGGCGATCATTTCAAGAGATTGGATTAGCCAAAATTAGTAACGGCGAGAATCAAATTATGTCAATACTAAAGATTAGTTACCATAATCTTGAATTCCCATTGAAGAGCTGCTTTAGCTACTGTGCTTTGTTTCCTAAGGGTTTTGTTATAGAGAAGGAGAGGTTGATAAGCCTTTGGATGGCACAAGGATACATTGTTCCGATTGATGGTGGTCAGAGCATAGAAGATGCCGGTGAGgaatatttttcaattttgttacGAAGATGTTTTTTCCAAGATGTTAAAATGGATCAATATGGTGAAGTTGTGTCATGTAAGATCCATGACTTAATGCACGAGGTTGCTGAAGAAGTAGCCGGAATGGAGATTTGGGTTGGGACTTGTATCACAAGTGCCTTAGAAAGGAAAAACCGACATCTGTTTCATGTTGGAAGCAAATGTACACAAGATTCTTTCACTAAGATGAAGATTCGTTCATATCTTCGATCTAAATGGGTTTGCACATTTCCTTTACATGTACTAATTGCAAATTGGTCATCATCTATTAGAACGTTGGACTTGCATAACCTGAATATCAAATGTTTGCCTGATTCAATGGGTAAATTGGTGCATTTAAGGTATCTTGATCTCTCTAACAACAAACTGAAGAGACTGCCAAACTCATTTACAAGGCTGCATAACCTGCAATCTTTAAACCTAGCTGGTTGCTACGGGTTTGAAGAATTACCAAAAGATATCAGCAAAATGGTAAAGCTCAGGCACTTGGACATATCTCATTGCAAGCGGTTAACTTATATGTCTCCAGGCATTGATAAGTTGACTTGTCTGCAAGTTCTAACTGCATTTGTAGTAGCTAATGGAAGTTCAACAATAATGAAGCAGAATGTCGGCCAATTGAAAGACTTAAAAGCCTTCAAGAACCTAAAAGGCTGCATTAGAATCTCGATACCTGAGGATTCTACAAATATCAATGAAAATGACATTGAAGGGGGGTATTTGAAGAACATGGAAAAACTCAAGGGTGTATGCATACACTTTGAACTGGGTAGATATCATGCGGATGGAAGTGTTGTTAAGTATCATGAAGCTTTGTTAGAAAAGATACAACCACATCCTAATCTCAGGGGCCTGAATTTGTTTGGGTATCAGGGTAACATCATTCCTAGGTGGGGAAGAGCAGATGATAACTGGGCTTCTGTCCTCCCAAATCTTGTCAAGATTGAGATTAGCAGTTGTAGGAGGTTGCAACATCTCCCATCACTGAGTAAACTAGCTTTTCTGAAGTCACTGCAACTGTATGATCTGAGTGATTTGGAGTACATGGAGAATACTACCAGTAGTAATGACAATGATGCTTGCGGATCCTTGTCAACTGTCAGGGAATATGCATTCTTCCCTTCCCTTGAAGTTCTTAATTTAGATACACTACCAAATTTGAAAGGTTGGTGGAGACAAGTTGATGAAAACAGCTCACAGTGGCAACCCTCATTTCCACGTCTCTCTAGACTATTGATCCGCTGGTGCCATAGCCTCATTTCATGGCCTTCCTGTCCAAGTGTGGAAACGCTGTGTATGAGAGGTTTGAATGGAAGCCTGCAAGTGATGATGGGCAAGGATGCTATAAGATTCATTCCATCACATTCTCGAGCCTCTGGGTCAGATACTAAGAATTCCCATTTGCTGAAACTGAGAGaggttgaaatagacaatatGAATTATCTCAAATCACTACCTACTCATGAATGTCTGACTAGCATCAAGATATGTTCAGATGACAAGTTGAAGAACTTATCAGAAGTTGAGGAGGTACTCAAAAGCTGTTGTTCGTTGCGAAATCTTACAATTTCCAATTGCGTCAGACTGAGGAGACTCTCAGGAGGGTTGGAGCATCTCACCGCGTTAGAATCATTATCAATCTGTAGGAACCCCAAGTTGAGTTTCTCTGAAGAGGAAGTTGATGGCATGCCCTGGAGATCCCTTCATCAGAGTTTGCATTCCTTAGAatttaaggaacttgaaaacCTGACAAGTCTGCCTGAGGGGATGCAGCACCTGACCACCCTCCGAAACCTGACTATTGACAGTTGTTGGAATTTGAAAGCACTGCCAGAATGGTTAAGCTGCTTATCTTCTCTCCAGTTGGTTCAAATCAAATCTTGCTATCACCTGAAATCAGTTTTTGATGCGTATAAAATTCAACACATCCCCTCTATCTCCATTGTGCACGATTAA
- the LOC110786525 gene encoding putative disease resistance protein RGA3 isoform X2 encodes MVASLQRRYGVSSLLIISWVLLTECHKELRMSGRSCMLLEDDRRAVLDMLLDSSFKEDFCFLSIVGAGGVGKTTLAQLVYNDEKVKSEFDLRLWACVSDQDGEQFEVKPILAKILESAVRQNHDNFGLDLLQNRLQEVLGGKKYLLVLDDVWNEDRYKWLELRKFLMIGGCRGSKILITTRSKQTARVVGNEYTYELKGLSDENSWHLFEMAAFDKGYEQVKSGELVDIRKKIVKRCVNVPLALKVVGSLLFGQDESKWRSFQEIGLAKISNGENQIMSILKISYHNLEFPLKSCFSYCALFPKGFVIEKERLISLWMAQGYIVPIDGGQSIEDAGEEYFSILLRRCFFQDVKMDQYGEVVSCKIHDLMHEVAEEVAGMEIWVGTCITSALERKNRHLFHVGSKCTQDSFTKMKIRSYLRSKWVCTFPLHVLIANWSSSIRTLDLHNLNIKCLPDSMGKLVHLRYLDLSNNKLKRLPNSFTRLHNLQSLNLAGCYGFEELPKDISKMVKLRHLDISHCKRLTYMSPGIDKLTCLQVLTAFVVANGSSTIMKQNVGQLKDLKAFKNLKGCIRISIPEDSTNINENDIEGGYLKNMEKLKGVCIHFELGRYHADGSVVKYHEALLEKIQPHPNLRGLNLFGYQGNIIPRWGRADDNWASVLPNLVKIEISSCRRLQHLPSLSKLAFLKSLQLYDLSDLEYMENTTSSNDNDACGSLSTVREYAFFPSLEVLNLDTLPNLKGWWRQVDENSSQWQPSFPRLSRLLIRWCHSLISWPSCPSVETLCMRGLNGSLQVMMGKDAIRFIPSHSRASGSDTKNSHLLKLREVEIDNMNYLKSLPTHECLTSIKICSDDKLKNLSEVEEVLKSCCSLRNLTISNCVRLRRLSGGLEHLTALESLSICRNPKLSFSEEEVDGMPWRSLHQSLHSLEFKELENLTSLPEGMQHLTTLRNLTIDSCWNLKALPEWLSCLSSLQLVQIKSCYHLKSVFDAYKIQHIPSISIVHD; translated from the exons ATGGTGGCAAGCTTACAAAGAAGGTACGGCGTTTCTTCTCTTCTGATAATCAGCTGGGTGTTGCTTACAGAATGTCACAAGGAGTTAAGAATGTCAGGAAGAAGTTGTATGTTATT GGAGGATGACCGCAGAGCCGTCTTAGATATGTTGTTAGACTCTAGTTTTAAAGAGGATTTCTGTTTCCTTTCCATAGTTGGAGCTGGAGGGGTGGGCAAAACTACTCTTGCTCAACTTGTATACAATGATGAAAAGGTGAAATCCGAATTTGACTTGAGGTTGTGGGCCTGTGTCTCTGATCAAGACGGCGAACAATTTGAAGTgaaacctattcttgcaaagaTTCTTGAATCAGCTGTTCGTCAGAATCATGATAACTTTGGATTGGATCTGTTGCAAAACCGCCTGCAGGAGGTGCTCGGAGGAAAGAAGTACTTGCTTGTTTTGGACGATGTGTGGAATGAGGATCGTTACAAGTGGCTAGAACTGAGAAAGTTCTTAATGATTGGTGGTTGTCGGGGTAGTAAGATTTTGATAACTACACGTTCAAAGCAGACAGCAAGAGTTGTGGGAAATGAGTATACATATGAGTTAAAAGGTCTTTCTGATGAGAATTCATGGCATTTGTTTGAGATGGCAGCATTTGATAAGGGGTATGAACAAGTAAAATCTGGTGAATTAGTTGATATTCGCAAGAAGATTGTTAAAAGATGTGTTAATGTTCCTCTTGCTTTAAAGGTGGTAGGAAGTTTACTGTTTGGTCAGGATGAAAGTAAGTGGCGATCATTTCAAGAGATTGGATTAGCCAAAATTAGTAACGGCGAGAATCAAATTATGTCAATACTAAAGATTAGTTACCATAATCTTGAATTCCCATTGAAGAGCTGCTTTAGCTACTGTGCTTTGTTTCCTAAGGGTTTTGTTATAGAGAAGGAGAGGTTGATAAGCCTTTGGATGGCACAAGGATACATTGTTCCGATTGATGGTGGTCAGAGCATAGAAGATGCCGGTGAGgaatatttttcaattttgttacGAAGATGTTTTTTCCAAGATGTTAAAATGGATCAATATGGTGAAGTTGTGTCATGTAAGATCCATGACTTAATGCACGAGGTTGCTGAAGAAGTAGCCGGAATGGAGATTTGGGTTGGGACTTGTATCACAAGTGCCTTAGAAAGGAAAAACCGACATCTGTTTCATGTTGGAAGCAAATGTACACAAGATTCTTTCACTAAGATGAAGATTCGTTCATATCTTCGATCTAAATGGGTTTGCACATTTCCTTTACATGTACTAATTGCAAATTGGTCATCATCTATTAGAACGTTGGACTTGCATAACCTGAATATCAAATGTTTGCCTGATTCAATGGGTAAATTGGTGCATTTAAGGTATCTTGATCTCTCTAACAACAAACTGAAGAGACTGCCAAACTCATTTACAAGGCTGCATAACCTGCAATCTTTAAACCTAGCTGGTTGCTACGGGTTTGAAGAATTACCAAAAGATATCAGCAAAATGGTAAAGCTCAGGCACTTGGACATATCTCATTGCAAGCGGTTAACTTATATGTCTCCAGGCATTGATAAGTTGACTTGTCTGCAAGTTCTAACTGCATTTGTAGTAGCTAATGGAAGTTCAACAATAATGAAGCAGAATGTCGGCCAATTGAAAGACTTAAAAGCCTTCAAGAACCTAAAAGGCTGCATTAGAATCTCGATACCTGAGGATTCTACAAATATCAATGAAAATGACATTGAAGGGGGGTATTTGAAGAACATGGAAAAACTCAAGGGTGTATGCATACACTTTGAACTGGGTAGATATCATGCGGATGGAAGTGTTGTTAAGTATCATGAAGCTTTGTTAGAAAAGATACAACCACATCCTAATCTCAGGGGCCTGAATTTGTTTGGGTATCAGGGTAACATCATTCCTAGGTGGGGAAGAGCAGATGATAACTGGGCTTCTGTCCTCCCAAATCTTGTCAAGATTGAGATTAGCAGTTGTAGGAGGTTGCAACATCTCCCATCACTGAGTAAACTAGCTTTTCTGAAGTCACTGCAACTGTATGATCTGAGTGATTTGGAGTACATGGAGAATACTACCAGTAGTAATGACAATGATGCTTGCGGATCCTTGTCAACTGTCAGGGAATATGCATTCTTCCCTTCCCTTGAAGTTCTTAATTTAGATACACTACCAAATTTGAAAGGTTGGTGGAGACAAGTTGATGAAAACAGCTCACAGTGGCAACCCTCATTTCCACGTCTCTCTAGACTATTGATCCGCTGGTGCCATAGCCTCATTTCATGGCCTTCCTGTCCAAGTGTGGAAACGCTGTGTATGAGAGGTTTGAATGGAAGCCTGCAAGTGATGATGGGCAAGGATGCTATAAGATTCATTCCATCACATTCTCGAGCCTCTGGGTCAGATACTAAGAATTCCCATTTGCTGAAACTGAGAGaggttgaaatagacaatatGAATTATCTCAAATCACTACCTACTCATGAATGTCTGACTAGCATCAAGATATGTTCAGATGACAAGTTGAAGAACTTATCAGAAGTTGAGGAGGTACTCAAAAGCTGTTGTTCGTTGCGAAATCTTACAATTTCCAATTGCGTCAGACTGAGGAGACTCTCAGGAGGGTTGGAGCATCTCACCGCGTTAGAATCATTATCAATCTGTAGGAACCCCAAGTTGAGTTTCTCTGAAGAGGAAGTTGATGGCATGCCCTGGAGATCCCTTCATCAGAGTTTGCATTCCTTAGAatttaaggaacttgaaaacCTGACAAGTCTGCCTGAGGGGATGCAGCACCTGACCACCCTCCGAAACCTGACTATTGACAGTTGTTGGAATTTGAAAGCACTGCCAGAATGGTTAAGCTGCTTATCTTCTCTCCAGTTGGTTCAAATCAAATCTTGCTATCACCTGAAATCAGTTTTTGATGCGTATAAAATTCAACACATCCCCTCTATCTCCATTGTGCACGATTAA